A part of Notolabrus celidotus isolate fNotCel1 chromosome 21, fNotCel1.pri, whole genome shotgun sequence genomic DNA contains:
- the lmod2b gene encoding leiomodin-2 — MSYFGYRRELSKYEDVDEDELLASLSPEELAELEKELVDIDPDANVPIGLRQRDQTDKTPTGTFSREALSKYWENETRRLLEDEIGGGHLRPDEEQEEECVTEESSGEDDEKDVENEKEQKKYEEQKEKEDEEEEDVEEEEEEEEEEEESQEEEEAVTEEDDDEEEEEEEEEEEEVEQDNKLKPEPFRDSESLTPRANTPMLLKPLRVEPLRLTPPPPPDDPNAGGNPTVVDEALQRALSDDPQLTEVNLNNIDDISQETLIRFAEALRSNSHVKVFSLANTKADDPVALAIAKMLRENSSIISLNIESNYVTGKGVMAMVQALPANNTLTELRFHNQRHMCGGQVEMEMVKILRENHTLIKLGYQFNLPGPRMSMTGILTRNQDRQRQKRLQEQRQQQQQGQQGAQEGAVNPRTNALRGTPRSSPYTSPRVSPWSSPKLPRIELPKKQTPPAPPPPPPPPPPPPPPPPPPPPPREKKNPTRMIAEVIKAHEASSQKVKKTKGKKGKKGKMKGPEKDETCGILKELKNALRPVSVDRRGDEGSRPSTPMRSAHDQLMESIRTSSVRSLKRVEIPHHLR; from the exons ATGAGCTACTTCGGGTACCGCCGAGAGCTGAGTAAGTATGAAGATGTCGACGAGGACGAGCTTTTGGCTTCCCTCAGCCCTGAAGAGCTGGCTGAGTTGGAAAAAGAGCTGGTGGACATTGACCCTGACGCCAATGTTCCCATTGGACTCAGACAGAGAGACCAGacagacaagaccccgacgggCACCTTCAGCAGAGAGGCCCTTTCAAAGTATTGGGAAAATGAGACACGCAGACTGCTGGAGGACGAGATAGGTGGAGGACACCTGAGACCG GATGAAGAACAAGAGGAGGAGTGTGTGACTGAAGAAAGCAGTGGAGAAGATGATGAAAAAGATGTTGAGaatgaaaaagaacagaaaaagtaTGAAGAACaaaaggagaaggaggatgaagaggaggaggacgtagaggaagaggaggaggaggaggaggaggaagaggagagtcaggaagaggaggaagctgtAACAGAGGAGGATGacgacgaagaggaggaggaggaggaggaggaggaggaggaggtggaacaggataataaattaaaacctgAACCCTTTAGGGATTCTGAGTCGCTGACACCACGGGCCAACACCCCAATGCTACTGAAGCCACTGAGGGTGGAGCCTTTGAGACTGACCCCGCCTCCTCCACCCGATGATCCCAATGCAGGCGGAAACCCAACAGTTGTTGATGAAGCTCTTCAACGAGCTTTGAGCGACGACCCTCAACTCACAGAAGTCAACCTCAACAACATTGATGATATCTCACAG GAAACCCTGATTCGATTTGCTGAAGCCCTGAGATCCAACTCCCACGTTAAGGTCTTCAGCCTTGCAAACACCAAAGCAGATGACCCTGTGGCTCTGGCCATAGCCAAGATGCTGAGGGAGAACTCATCCATCATCAGTCTGAATATAGAGTCCAACTATGTGACTGGAAAGGGTGTGATGGCGATGGTTCAAGCACTGCCAGCAAACAACACCCTGACTGAGCTTCGATTCCACAACCAGAGACACATGTGTGGAGGACAG GTAGAGATGGAGATGGTGAAGATCCTGAGGGAAAACCACACCTTGATCAAGCTGGGATACCAGTTCAACTTGCCTGGTCCCAGGATGAGCATGACAGGAATCCTCACCAGGAACCAGGACCGCCAGAGACAGAAAcggctgcaggagcagaggcagcagcagcagcagggtcaACAAGGAGCACAAGAAGGAGCTGTTAACCCAAGAACCAACGCACTG AGAGGAACTCCTCGTTCATCACCTTACACCTCGCCCAGAGTCTCTCCATGGTCCTCACCCAAACTCCCCCGGATAGAACTGCCTAAAAAACAGACTCCTcctgctccacctcctccccctccccctccaccaccaccaccacctcctcctcctccacctccccctccaCGGGAGAAGAAGAACCCGACAAGGATGATAGCAGAGGTCATCAAGGCTCATGAGGCGAGTAGCCAAAAGGTGAAGAAGACAAAAGGTAAGAAGGGCAAGAAGGGGAAGATGAAAGGCCCTGAGAAAGACGAGACATGTGGCATCCTGAAGGAGCTGAAGAACGCACTGAGGCCTGTGTCGGTGGACAGAAGGGGGGATGAGGGCAGCAGGCCTTCCACACCAATGAGGTCTGCCCATGACCAGCTGATGGAGTCAATTCGCACCAGCAGCGTCCGCAGCCTGAAACGA